TTAGGTGTTTTTGACCAAACTTTAAACGCATACCATGGACTCACGTTTACAGGAGTGTTTTCAGCTGTAATTAGTGCGGTGTAATGATTGTTTCCGTCAGAAGTTATACCGTTTAACCTTCCACTTTCAAAATCATTACTGAAGAAGGTTGCATCTTCATCAAACGTCCAAATACCTTTCCATTGTTTTTGAACAGGTTTAGATAAGGTAGAAACAACAGCACTTTTTCCCTGACCTTGATATCCTTGAGTTGCAGGTTTTTGGTTTTTACATGCTAAAAAAGCGAAAACAAGTAAAATTACATAAGCGAATTTCTTCTTCATGGGTTTGAATTTATATAGGTTTTGAAATGTTGAAGTTTAAATCTAGAAACAAAATGGTAAAGTAGATGTGTTTAAAAGGAATTAGATTGAAGTATTCCGTAATTCTTAATTCTTAACTCCATTTAATAAAGTAATGACAGATGGTTATTAATTAATAAAAGTGTACACAGATGTTTTAAGTAATTTTCCTTGAAAGTTTTAGCGCTCTTTTTAGACCTATATTATATTGTTTTAATGATAACATACAGATGTTGGATAGTGAGTTTGTTTACATTCTATTTTCTTACCTTTATTTTCTATAATTATTAGCGCATGAATTCGAATAAAAAAGGCTTGAATACCATTTGTACACACGTAGGTGAATTAGAAGATACACAACATAAGGGGGCAATTTCTCCATTATATATGAGTACATCTTATGCTTATGAAGATGTTGATGTAAAGCGTTATCCAAGATATTTTAATACACCAAATCAAGAAGGACTTTGTAAAAAAGTTGCAGCTTTAGAACATGCGGAGTCTGCATTAATTTTTGGTAGCGGTATGGCTGCGGTCAGTACAGCCTTATTAGCATTTTTAAAAGCAGGAGATCACGTATTGCTGCAGCAAACCCTTTATGGCGGAACATATAATTTAATAAACGAGGAGTTTGCTAAATTTGGTATTGAATATTCTTTTACAGAAGGATGGCAAGCAGATGCTTTTGAAGCTCAAATAAAAGAAAATACAAAGGTTATTTACATTGAAACTCCTTCAAACCCTTTATTAACGATTACCGATTTAGAGGCTATTGCCAAAATTGCCAAAAAGCATGGGTTAGTAACCATGATTGATAATACTTTTGCAAGTCCGGTAAACCAAAACCCCATTGATTTTGGAATAGATGTGGTAATACATAGTGCTACGAAGTATATGGGCGGTCATTCAGATATCTGTGCCGGAGCAGTTGCTTCAACGACCGAGTATATGGACAGAATATTTCAATTAGCAAAAAACTTTGGCGGTAGCCTTAGTGATTACACGGTATGGTTGTTAGAGAGAAGTATTAAAACAATGGGTATTCGTGTAAGAGCACAGAATGAGAGTGCTTTAGCAATGGCTCATTTTCTTGACGGATTACCCCAGATTGAAAAAGTATATTATCCAGGCTTACCATCACATCCCGAACATGAACTTGCAAAAAAGCAAATGAAAGGATTTGGGGGAATGTTGTCGTTTGAATTGAATGGAGATTTAGACGCATCGCTATTTCAGAAAGCGCTATCCTTGATAAAGCCATCAATGAGTCTAGCAGGTGTAGAGAGTACGGTTATATCACCTACTAAAACATCTCACGCGTTAATGAGTGCAGAGGTTAGAGCAGAACAAGGCATTGCTGACGGATTAATTCGTTTTTCTGTAGGTATTGAAGAAATAGAAGATTTAAAAGAAGATATTTTACAAGCTTTAGAAAGTATAAAATAATAAGCATCAATAGAAATAGTATAGAATGAAGTTGGATATTTTAGTATTTGGAGCGCATCCTGATGATGCAGAACTTGGAGCAGGTGGTACCATTGCCAAAGAAATAGCTTTGGGTAAAAAAGTAGGTATTGTAGACTTAACTCGTGGTGAATTAGGAACGAGAGGTTCAGCAGAAATTCGTGATCAAGAATCTGCTAACGCAGGAAAAATTTTAGGTGTAGCGGTACGTGAAAATTTAAGATTTAGAGACGGATTTTTTATAAACGATGAAGCGCATCAATTAGAAATTATAAAAATGATTCGTAAATACAAGCCGCATACGGTTTTGTGTAATGCTATTGATGATAGGCATATAGATCATGGTAAAGGAAGTAAACTTGTTAGTGATTCTTGTTTTTTAAGCGGATTAAGACGAATTGAAACTAAAATAGGAGAGGAGAACCAACACGAATGGAGACCTAAATTGGTATACCATTATATTCAGTGGAAAAATATTACTCCAGATTTTGTAGTAGATATTAGTGACTATATTGGAGCTAAAACTGATGCAATTTTAGCATATACATCTCAGTTTCATGATCCTAAGAGCAATGAACCAGAAACGCCAATTAGTAGTAAAACCTTTATTGAAAGTGTACATTACAGAGCCAAAGATTTAGGTAGATTAGTTGGCGTTGATTTTGCAGAAGGCTTTACCGTTGAAAGAATGGTGGCAGTAGATTCACTTGACCATTTAATTTAAGCAGACTCTTTATATCGTTTTTGTATTCTTGGTATGGTAAAATAAAAGCTAGAGCCTTTACCTAATGCGCTATGTACCCATATTTTGCCATTATTTTTCTCGACCATTTCTTTACATAATGAAAGCCCAAGTCCGGTACCTTTTTCATCATTGGTACCATAAGTAGTGTGGTTAGAATCTTTCTCAAATAATTTAGCAATAATATCTTCACTCATACCCATTCCATTATCCTTTATGTATATCTCGCAAGTTTTAATTTTTTGTATGGCACCAATAATTATCTGTCCGTTTTTAGGTGTAAACTTTAAAGCATTGCTTAATAGATTTCGAATGATAATATCTATTTGATTTGGATCTGACCAAATTTGACAATTAGGTTCAATTCTATTTACTATTGTAATAGACTTAGCTTCTGCAATTTCAGATAAGAGTGCTATATTTTCCTCTACAATACAATCTAAATTAGTTACAGAGTGCCTAGTAATTGATCCATTCATTTGTGTTTGACCCCATGAAAGTAAGTTGTTGAGGGTAAACGATATAGTGTCAATGTCTACTTTTAATTTCGGAACAAAGTTCAAGAATTCGTCTTTGGTCATTTCTCCTTCTTTAAATAATTTTAAAAGCCCTTGAAATGCGCCTATTGGTCCTCTTAAATCATGACCGATGATAGAGAACAATTTATTTTTAGTCTGATTTAATTCATTTAAATACGCTTGTTTCTCTTCTAAATCATTTTTCTTATTTCTAAGTTCTAGATTTAATTTTTTCTGTGCTTGTTCATTTCTGTGAATCAACAATGTTATAATCGCAAAAATGAATAGTATTACAATAAATACATAAATGTATATTTTCTGTTTGGCCAGCGCTTTTTCATTATCAAGAATTAATTGCTGTTTTTGCTGGTCATATTCTACTCTTGTTTTAAGCATATTCAATGCTTTTTCGTTACTAATAGCAGAAAGAGATTCATATGTTACTTGATAGAGCTCGTGATAATAAAGCGATTTTTCAAAGTCTTTCTTTTCCTTGAAGATTTTTGAAAGTTTATGTGCGCTGGTTTTTATACCAGACCTGAGACCTATTTTTTTTGAAAGTTCAAATGCATTTAATGCATATACTTCAGCTACGCTATCTTTCTTAAGATTTAAAAAGGCTTCTGTCATGCCATTTAATAAGTCTATTTTGCCACGATCATCTTCTATTTCTTGATGCAGCAATTCGCTTTGTTTATACCAAAACAGAGCCCAAGTATTCTTGTTTTTTTTAAGATATATCTTTCCTTTTATTTCATAACAATACGCTAGCCATTCTAGTATTCTTTCTTTTTCAAAAGTGGCAATACTTATATTGACATTATACATAGCATATTCTAACTCGTTCATATCTGCATATGTAGAAGCGATATTGCTTAAAGTTTCAGCCAAAAATAGGGGGTTGCCTATGTCTTCATGAATAGCTTTAGATCTTTGTAAAAACACCATTGCCTGTTCATAATCTTTTTGTTCAAGATATAAATGTGCAATATTGTCGTTTACAATTGATTTAATATTTTTATAGTCATATTTTTCTGCAATTTCTATCGTAGACAAATACCATTTTAATGATTTTGAGTATTCGCCTTTATACCCATATTCTTTAGCTAAATCGTTTAAGGTTCTAGCCTTTAAAAAATGTTGATCATGTTCTGCTGCAAGGTTATATGCCTTTGTGAAATACTCAATTGCTTGGTCTATTTTTCCTTTATCTGAATAATAGCCGCCCAAAGTATGGTAAGAACTAATTTCACCATTTATGTACCCGGTTTTTTGACTGAGGTCAAGACTTTTTTTACTGATTGTAAATAAAGTATCTAAATTGTGAAAACGATATTCAGTAGCAAGATTAACTAGATTTTGAATATATAAGGTATCCTTAGCACTGAAAGAAGTAGAGTTTTTTAAATCCTCTAGTTCTTGTATCAATGTATCTCTTTTAGAATTCTGCGCTAAAATTGATAGATTACCTATTACTATAAATAAGAATCCAACCATGCACACCCGTAATAGGTAGTGTAATGAAAATGGTTTTAGTATTCTTCGGTTCATAGTTAACGCTCAATTATGCGATTCTAAAATTAACCTAGAAGAATATGGAAATGTAATAAATGTTGTGAAACGCGCTTTATTGTGTGTTTTAACGTTCTAAAAGAGTATTTCGTCGATGAATTGAGCTTTTGTAGATGTAAAACTTGCTAATAGAAAAGCACTAAGTAGTATAAGTATATTATTTATTAGAAGTAAATAATGAATAAAAATTTAAGCAGAATTTATGCTATATCTACAGGTAATTCAATTATAAATTGACTACCCTGGTTTGGTTGACTTTTAACTATTATTTCTCCATCATTTTTTATAACCATAGCCTTTACTAAGCGCAAACCTAAACCAGTCCCTTTTTCTAAATTTGTACCATATTTAGAGAAATTTTCGGTGTTACTAAATAGCTTTTGTATATCTGCCTCTGTCATACCTACACCAGTATCTGTAACTTGAATTACCAGATTTTTATCTTTTATTTCAGTAGATATTGTAATCAGACCTTCATTAGGAGTAAATTTAATGGCGTTGTTTATTAAATTTCTGAAAATAATATTGAATTGTTGTTGATCAGCAAATACATTGTGGTTAGCTGCTACTTGGTTGTTAATGACGATAGATTTTTTCTTTATTTCATTTCTATACAGCTGTAATATAGTATCTAACTCATACTTAACAGAAATACTTCGAACATTAATGCTGCTACCTTGCATTTGTGTTTTTCCCCAATGTAGAAGGTTATCCATGGTAAATTGCACTTGTTCAAGGTCTTCTTTAAGTTGTGGAGCAAATTGTTCAAAATAAACCTTGCCTTCTGGGTCTTCTAAATATAACCTTAGAATATCGTTCAATGAATTAATAGGTCCTCTTAAATCATGACCTACTATTGAAAATAAGCGATCTTGATTAGCGTTTATTTGAGTAAGGCTCTCTTGGTTATTATTTAAAATCTCTGCTTGATTAGCTAATTTTTTATTGAGAATCTTTTCTCGTTGATTGGCTTTTAAGATTATAAATACTATAACCATTAAAGTAAATAGTCCTGCAAGTGACCATTTCACATACTTACGCTGTTGGTTTAACGCAAATTCATTCTGAGCTTTTAAATTTTCAGTTTCTTTTTCGAAATTTAATTTTGCATTAAGCATAGTTAAATTTCGTCTATTATTTTTCTTGAAAATATCGTTAGAAAGTTTTTCGGTTAATTCAAGATATTTTAAAGATTCGGTTACGTTATCTTGACTTTTGTTAATTTCATATAAGGTCCTATATGCTTTTTCTAGACCAGCATCATAATCAGAAGATGCATATAACGTTACACTTTCATTTATACTCGCCTTAGCTTTTACTAAATTATTTAGTCCTAAATATGATCTTCCAAGACCATATTTTATATCCGCTTTTGCTTTGACATCATTGAAACCATCATGCATATCTAAAGATATCTGATAATTCACTAAAGCATTATCAAAATCATTTAATGTTAAGTAATATAATCCTAATGTAGAGTAGGTCCATGCTAACCATGTTATTTGCTTATTTTTTTCAAACAGCGCAAATGTTTCGTCTAGTTCAATCTTTGCTTGTTCTAAATTCTCTAACTCAATATTTAAGAATGCCATATTACTTAGCAGCATAGCTTCTTTGGTAGGGTCATTTAATTTTTTAACGTATTTATAGGCTATAGCGTAATATTTTAAAGCCTCATTATAATCATCTAGGCGACTGAAAATTGTGCCTAAATTCATGTTCATTCGAAATAAATGAAATTGATCGCTTGTTTTTTCTGCTATAGCAAGCGTATGTAAGAATTGAGTATATGTGGAAGGGTAGTCATTTTTTAAATAATATCCTTGTCCAAGAATATTATAAATCTTCATTTCTGTTTTGGGATAATTCTTTAAATCAGGATTTTTGATAGTCTCTAAACTGAAATCGATAGACTTATCAGTTTGCCCAGAATATAGATATAATGACGCTAGGTTCGCTAATGCTTCGAGCTCACCATGTATGTAATCGTTTTGCTTACTCAGTTCAAGTGCTCGTTCTGAGTTTATTAACATGGAGTCTTGCTCAATTAGTCTTTGGTAATAAGAGAGCTGGTTTAGGTTGTCTATATATTCGGGTGTGTTTTCTGAAAAATCTGGACAATTCTTTAATTGAGAAATTTTTTGATTATAAAACTCAATACTATCTTTTTGGGCTATAGCGGTATAAAAGCTGAAACATGCAAATGCGAATAGTAAAAAATTATGTTTATAATTTGATTTAGAAAGCATTATGAATAGTGGTATAAACTTAGTAGGTTGTTTCAAATAAAACTTCAAGTTAAAAAAATTATAATTAATGATTCTTAAAATTAAATATTTATTGAATTTTTAAATTATTATTTGTTAGAACTGTTTAAAAAAATTATCTTTGCACTCGCTTACAAATGGTGGTTGTAGCTCAGCTGGTTAGAGCATCGGTTTGTGGTACCGAGGGTCGCCGGTTCGAACCCGGTCTTCCACCCTAAAAGGCAGATAAAAAGTCTTAGATTCATTTCTAAGACTTTTTTGTTTTGTACTATTTGCTTACCTAAGTTAAAGCATAAAAAAGCCTTGTAAATCATTGAGATTACAAGGCTTTTCTAAATTTTAAGTTGTTGATTGCTAGTCTACTTTTAACTTATTTTCTCTATTAGCAATTTCCCAAGCCGTATAAAAAACTAATCGAGATCTGTTTTCTAAAAGGTCGTAGTTTATTTTATCTGGTGTATCACTTGGTTTGTGATAATCTGCGTGAGTACCGTTAAAATAAAATATAATAGGAATATTGTTTTTAGCGAAATTATAATGATCACTTCTGTAGTAAAAACGATTTGGATCGTTCTCATCATTATAAGTATAATCCAATTCAATATTCATGAATTTCTTATTTACTTCTTCAGATAGATTATGAAGTTCTAAACTTAATTTATCTGAACCTATTAAGTAGATATAGTTGCGGTCTCCTTCACGTTCAGGGTCTATTCTACCGATCATATCAATATTTAAATTGGCAACAGTATTCGCAAGCGGAACAATTGGGTCTACATCGGTGTAATATTGTGATCCTAACAATCCTTTTTCTTCACCCGTAACGTGCAAGAAAACAATAGATCTTTTAGGTCCGTTACCTGCATCTGCTGCTTTCTTAAAAGCTTCAGCAATTTCTAAAAGCGCAACAGTACCAGAACCATCATCATCAGCACCATTGTTTATTTCACCATCACCAGTAATGCCAATGTGGTCTAAGTGCGAAGAAATTACTAAATACTCATTAGGCTTCTCAGTACCTTTTAATATAGCTGCAACGTTTTCTGATGAAATTTTATCATTAGAACTTTCAAAAGCCAATTGTAATTTTTTACTTAAAATTTGCGGCTCATCATCCGTATCAATAGTGGGAAAAAAGCTTTTTGCAAGCGTTTGGTCAATGAACAAGTTGTAGAATTCTGGAGCGCTATTATCTACTACTTCCATTCTGCCGCTATTATTTGTTTTCATTGATTCAAACCTGCGCTTAAATCGACTGAAATTACCGGCATCATAATACAATACACCAATAGCGCCTTTATCCATAGCAATCTGTACTCTTTTTGTCAAAGATTCTGACATATTGCTCCAGTTAGATGTTTCCGTAGTACCAGTGATTACGTAGGTTCCATCAGCATTTTTTGGCTCACCTGACTTCATTAAAACAATCTTACCCTCTACATTAAGGTCATTGTAATTAGAATATGTTTCATCATCTATTCCATAAGCTGCATAAACAATGTCATCAGTTGATATGTTGGCAGCTGAAAAAGTTAATACATGCTCGCCAACAGCAAAATCAGTACCATCAACACTTAACTTACCAATAGGAAGTTTACTGATTTCTAATGGAACCTCTTGAAAATAATTACCATCTTTTTTAGCCGCAGGTATACCTAGTTTTTCATATGCTGCTTTTAAATATGCTATTGCCTTTTTTTGACCCGGTTGACCTGTTTCTCTGCCTTCGAATTCATCTGAAGCATAAATGTATAAGTGCTCTTTTAATTCTGCTTCAGTAATTGTTTCTGCAAATGAAATTTCAGATGCAACTGATGATGCTTCTTCTGTTGCGCCATCTGTAACGGTTTTTTGAGAAGAATTGCATGCCATGGCCGTAGCGACCAATAGAAATAGTGTTTTTTTCATTTTTATAGTAATCAAATTTCTTCAAAAATAATCAAATCTTAACTAGTTTTAAAAGCTGATTTTTTGAATCAATATTTAGGTTAAATTTTATTTGTTTAATGCTTCTGCAATGGCTGTTTCTACTAATGGTTCCATTACTTTATAACCTGCAACTGTTGGGTGTACTTCATCTTCGGCGTATTTTTTTGGTAGGCCATTTCTTTCATCTACCATTGCAGAAAAATAATCTAAATAAATATGCCCATTAGTATCTGCATATTCTTTTATCATTTTATTTAAATCAATGATTTTACCTGATGGTTCTAAACCCGGTTTCCAGGGGTAATCATATGCAGGTAGGGTAGAAGATAAAATAACTTTAATACCGTTGGCATGGGCAAGTTCTGTCATACCTTTTATATTATCCATAATCATTTCTAAGGTTGACGGACCTGTATTACCTGCTATATCATTTGTGCCTGCAAGTATAGTCACTACTTTCGGATTTAGATTAATTACATCTTGTCTAAAACGAATGAGCATCTGTGGCGTAGTTTGCCCACTAATACCTCTATTAATATATGGTTTACCTGCAAAAAACTCTGGTCGACTATTTAGCCAACCTATAGTAATTGAGTTGCCCATAAATACAACCCGTTCTTCATTATCTGATACTGCTTGTACTTCGGCATTTGCTTTTTCAAAATGTTTTAAATCTGCCCAGTCTTGTGCATTAATTGTGGTTAAACCTAAGAACGATAACATACAGGTTAAAATTAAGTAGTTTACTTTTTTCATTTTGTTGGTTGTTTACGCTTGTTGAATTTGACTTTGTTCTTCAGCAGTCAATGGTACATTTTTAATGATATGATCTTTATTTGGTCTTTGCACTGCTAAATATGCCAATAAACAAATTGAGATTACCAGTGGTAACGCGTTACCTGTATTATAATAGGCAAATAGACCTATGAAGGCAGGCATTTCAATAAGTGCATATTTTATATGTAAGGCAGATTGATATTTTTTTAATTTGTCTTCTAGTCGTGTGTTTAACTGAATTTTAGAAGTCATTTTTTTAAATATCCATTGACTACCAAAATAACCAATCATAGCAAATATGGGTACGGCATATAAAAACACACTACCTGCATTGCTGTCTGTATTGAAGGTATTGATTTGAAAAATCACCCAAATAGTAAAAATACTTAAGCCAATAAGTAAGAACAAATGCATGATAGAAAGGCTCTTGATAAAATTCTTTAGTTCCATATAATTTTTAAAATTGTAAGATAATATAAAATATAGCTACAGAGAATTTAACCAACTAATAGTAACGATTTTTATACTTGATGCATGATATAGAATTTTATCTTTGCATGGTATGAAAAATATACTCATAATGATTATTGCTGCTTTAACACTACAAAGTGCATATGGTCAAATAGAACAAGATAAAGTACTTCATTTTTTAGGAGGAAATCTATATGGTTTAGTAGGCGCCGGAGTAGCTAACGAAATTTCAGACGGTGATAGAACTTGGACGTTCATTGGTGCTGTTGGTGGTAGCTTGTTAATTGGTTTGGCAAAAGAAAGTATTGACCAGAAGCAATATGGAGGTTGGAGCAATGAAGATTTATTGGCTACGGTGTTGGGTGGCGCTACGGTGGGAGTTACCATTGATATTTTCAAAAAGAAAAAACAACGTAAAAGAGAACAACTTTATCGGGATGCTATTAAATCTGCCGATTTCAGATTTCAAAAGAAATTCCCAACAGAAACAATAGATATAAATTCATTGCTTGTATTGGGAATGTCTAGTACTGTTTTAGAAAAATAAGTTTCTAGAGTTTTTTAATATTTCGCACTTCTATCCGTTGCAACTGTACGTTTAATAAAATCACGAATATCATCATTTGCCGTTTTTAAATCTTCTCTTCTTAAATACATCATGTGACCTGATCGGTAGCCTTTAAAGCTAAACCTATCTTTCATGCGCCCGCTTGGATCTACTTGCCACATGGTATATTTTGCATTAAAATAGGTAGTAGCACCATCGTAGTATCCAGATTGGATCATAACATTTAAATATGGGTTCTGAGCCATTGCTAATCTTAAGTTATCTCTAGTATTGTCATTTTCATTATTCCAAGGGTGTACAGGGCCAAATAGATTATATTTTACATCGGTCTTAAAATTCAGTTCCTCTTGTAGATAGTAATTAATTGCTGGTGTAAAACTATGTAACCAAGATGTTAATTCAGAATTGTAATCTGGCTTCATGCCGGCTAATTGTTTGTCAATACCTAGATATCGTGAGTCTAAGCGACCTACAGTATACCCACTTTTATCTTTTAAAAGGTTTTTCCAAAAGAAAGAGGTAGGCACTACTAAGTTTTGATCAAGAATATCTTTTTTGTTTAATCCAGAGTAATAAGCCATCTTTTCTGCAATAGCTTCTTTTTCAGTAGTGTCTAAAAATCCGCCTTTTGCTAGTGCCGGCATTAATTTATCAATGGTATATGCTTCCGATTCTGGTAAAATTTCTAGTAAATCCTTACTCTGCAATGCTGGCGGTAACATTTTATGATGCCAAGCAGCAGCTGTATAATAGGGTAGGTTTATTGCTTCGGCTACTGGTCCGGAATTACGGACTACTTTATAATCTGCTGGAGAAACCATGATTACACCATTTAGGTACATCCATTGTTGTTCTTGTAGCGCTAATGAAAGACCCATGACACGGGTTCCACCATAACTTTCACCTATTATGTACTTTGGTGAACGCCATTTATTGTTCCTAGTAACAAAGGTGTTCAGCCATTCTGCTAAGTATTTTATATCGGCATTAATTCCGAAGAACTTTTCCCTATCAACTTCCTTTCCGCTTGCAGGTATGGTTCTGCTGTATCCGGTGTTTACAGGGTTGACATATACAATATCGGCTACGTCTAAAACTGAGTGCGGATTTGAACTTACGCCATATGGTTGTACCGGATATCCTTCGTCATCAATCTTTAATATTTTTGGTCCTGTATATGCTAAATGCATCCAAACAGATCCAGAACCTGGTCCGCCATTAAAAGATATTAATAATGGTCTTGCAGCGCGATCTTTGATATTATTTCTAGTGTAATAGGTGTAATGTAAAGTGGCAATAGGTTTTGCGTTTTCATCCCATACCGGTTGTGTGCCTGTTTGCGCGGTGTAGGAAAAAGTTGCTCCGTTAATGGTAGCTGTATGTTGTGTGGTAATTACGGTGTCTATGGGTAATTCTCTAGACTGGGCAACAGTAATGGTAGCTGCCAAACAAATTGATAGTTGTAGAAGTTTTTTCATGGTTTGATAAGGTTCTGTTGTTGAACGAAAATAAGCATAAAAGCTCAATATTTACTTCAACAAGAATTGATTAAACTGTTAATGTCAATTCTTCATTTATGAAGATTATTATAAAGAATACGGCACTTAATAGTACTGTATATTCTAAATATAAAATTCATTAAAGGTTTGATGAAATTTAATGATTTTTATTTAATTTTCTAAAGCATTAAAATAGACACATGAAGAAATTATCAAGACGCTCTTTTAGCGGTATAGCTGCAAAAGGAATATTAGGAACAACATTGTTATCTAACATGCCACTAGCAAAAGCATTTACTACTAAGCCTATAAATAAAAAATTAGGTATTGCTTTAGTAGGCTTAGGAAGTTATAGTGAACATCAACTTGCACCATCGTTATTAGAAACTGAACATTGTTATTTGGCTGGTATTGTTACCGGGACCAAAGAGAAAGAAGGCATTTGGAAAGAGAAATACAACCTGTCTAAAAAGAATATTTATAATTATGATAATTTTGATGCTATAGCAAAGAACGATAATATTGATATCGTTTATGTGGCATTACCAAATAGTATGCATGTAGATTTTTGTATTAGAGCTGCAAAAGCTGGTAAACATGTTATTTGCGAAAAACCAATGGCTGTTAGTGTTAAAGAATGCGATGCTATTATAAATGCTTGTAAAGAAAATAACGTAAAACTAGGTGTTGGTTACAGAATGCAGAGCGATTCTTATACCAATGAGGTAAAGAAATATGTAAAGGAGAAAACTTTTGGAGATGTGCTTTTTGTTTCTTCGGATGCCGGATATGTTTCTAGTGGTAACCCTGATCAATGGCGTTTGAATAAGGCATTGTCTGGTGGTGGTGCTTTAATGAATATGGGTGTATATGCAATACAAACTAGTATTTATGGTACGGGACAGAATCCTATCTCTGTTTCTGCACAAGAGTTTAGTACACGGCCAGATTACTTTAAGGATACTGATGAAACTATTACCGCACAATTTAAATTTGCAAATGGTGCAGTTGCACATATGATGACTTCACACAACGCAAATGGTAACCGATTAAAATGCCATTGCAGTAATGGTTGGTTTGAGTTGGATCCTGCTCATAGCTACGGACCAATAAGTGGGCGAACATCAAACGGTAATACTTTAGAATTTCCATTTAAAAGACAACAAGCTTTACAGATGGATGATTTTGCTAAGCATGTGCTATTAGGTACCAAAAACATCGCGCCTGGTGAAATGGGAAAAAGAGATATCATTATCGTTGAAGCTATTTATAAATCAATCGCAGAAGGTGGTAAAGAACAAACGCTGTCTTTAGGTGATTTAGGAATAGTATCTTAACATGTTTTAAATCAGTAGCATTACATTTAAATTAACTTGAATTTCAAGTTTAGATCACTTCAAATTCAAGTTAATTTTACATCTTAACATAAGCATAAACTTCTGTTCATCAATTGCTAATTTTCAGTGAACCTTTCTAAAAGGTTGTCTATATAGTTTTGGCATTCATAACCTAAAAACTATATTGATAATGAAAAAATCAAAAAATTTACTATTAAAAG
Above is a window of Maribacter aquivivus DNA encoding:
- a CDS encoding Gfo/Idh/MocA family protein produces the protein MKKLSRRSFSGIAAKGILGTTLLSNMPLAKAFTTKPINKKLGIALVGLGSYSEHQLAPSLLETEHCYLAGIVTGTKEKEGIWKEKYNLSKKNIYNYDNFDAIAKNDNIDIVYVALPNSMHVDFCIRAAKAGKHVICEKPMAVSVKECDAIINACKENNVKLGVGYRMQSDSYTNEVKKYVKEKTFGDVLFVSSDAGYVSSGNPDQWRLNKALSGGGALMNMGVYAIQTSIYGTGQNPISVSAQEFSTRPDYFKDTDETITAQFKFANGAVAHMMTSHNANGNRLKCHCSNGWFELDPAHSYGPISGRTSNGNTLEFPFKRQQALQMDDFAKHVLLGTKNIAPGEMGKRDIIIVEAIYKSIAEGGKEQTLSLGDLGIVS
- a CDS encoding S10 family peptidase produces the protein MKKLLQLSICLAATITVAQSRELPIDTVITTQHTATINGATFSYTAQTGTQPVWDENAKPIATLHYTYYTRNNIKDRAARPLLISFNGGPGSGSVWMHLAYTGPKILKIDDEGYPVQPYGVSSNPHSVLDVADIVYVNPVNTGYSRTIPASGKEVDREKFFGINADIKYLAEWLNTFVTRNNKWRSPKYIIGESYGGTRVMGLSLALQEQQWMYLNGVIMVSPADYKVVRNSGPVAEAINLPYYTAAAWHHKMLPPALQSKDLLEILPESEAYTIDKLMPALAKGGFLDTTEKEAIAEKMAYYSGLNKKDILDQNLVVPTSFFWKNLLKDKSGYTVGRLDSRYLGIDKQLAGMKPDYNSELTSWLHSFTPAINYYLQEELNFKTDVKYNLFGPVHPWNNENDNTRDNLRLAMAQNPYLNVMIQSGYYDGATTYFNAKYTMWQVDPSGRMKDRFSFKGYRSGHMMYLRREDLKTANDDIRDFIKRTVATDRSAKY
- a CDS encoding M28 family peptidase, coding for MKKTLFLLVATAMACNSSQKTVTDGATEEASSVASEISFAETITEAELKEHLYIYASDEFEGRETGQPGQKKAIAYLKAAYEKLGIPAAKKDGNYFQEVPLEISKLPIGKLSVDGTDFAVGEHVLTFSAANISTDDIVYAAYGIDDETYSNYNDLNVEGKIVLMKSGEPKNADGTYVITGTTETSNWSNMSESLTKRVQIAMDKGAIGVLYYDAGNFSRFKRRFESMKTNNSGRMEVVDNSAPEFYNLFIDQTLAKSFFPTIDTDDEPQILSKKLQLAFESSNDKISSENVAAILKGTEKPNEYLVISSHLDHIGITGDGEINNGADDDGSGTVALLEIAEAFKKAADAGNGPKRSIVFLHVTGEEKGLLGSQYYTDVDPIVPLANTVANLNIDMIGRIDPEREGDRNYIYLIGSDKLSLELHNLSEEVNKKFMNIELDYTYNDENDPNRFYYRSDHYNFAKNNIPIIFYFNGTHADYHKPSDTPDKINYDLLENRSRLVFYTAWEIANRENKLKVD
- a CDS encoding SGNH/GDSL hydrolase family protein, yielding MKKVNYLILTCMLSFLGLTTINAQDWADLKHFEKANAEVQAVSDNEERVVFMGNSITIGWLNSRPEFFAGKPYINRGISGQTTPQMLIRFRQDVINLNPKVVTILAGTNDIAGNTGPSTLEMIMDNIKGMTELAHANGIKVILSSTLPAYDYPWKPGLEPSGKIIDLNKMIKEYADTNGHIYLDYFSAMVDERNGLPKKYAEDEVHPTVAGYKVMEPLVETAIAEALNK